The following proteins come from a genomic window of Micromonospora echinofusca:
- a CDS encoding UPF0182 family membrane protein — protein sequence MKSSSPLPRMSRRGRVTIGVLVGVFVLFTLLGWGVQAWTDWLWFDEVRYTGVFTGVLTTRLLLFFVVGLGMALIVGGNLWLAQRLRPRMRPHSPEQATLERYRMLLGPRLGLWIALVAAVVGLFAGLSAQSRWNQWLLFRNGGDFGVKDPEFGIDVGFYVFQLPFLRYLLGVGFTAVVLSVIGALAVHYIFGGVRLQGVGDRMTNAARAHLSTLVAVFVLLKALAYVLDRRAMLLEYGNGPVYGAGYADVNALLPAKEILAYISIVVAIAIIVFSNAWMRNLVWPGISLALLGVSAVAIGGVYPWAVQTFEVKPSAKEKEAPYIERSIKATRAAFGLEAATTTPYAASNLRPPATLATDTSVVPNIRLLDPQLVSETYTQRQQVRQFYDFGEKLDVDRYGVNGKVQDYVVGLREVNYRQLTPQQNTWINRHTVYTHGYGLVAAPGNRVVCGGQPFFVSGFLGDPQEQQKEQGQQTGEQCASQTEQIAAKQPRVYYGERMDASDYAIVGQSDPERKAEFDRPVGEGGESYTYTGEGGVEIGSFTRRLLYAIKEQESNFLLSDAVNDNSKLLYVRNPRDRVEKVAPFLTLDGDPYPAVVDGRIQWIIDGYTTAATYPYAERINLQEQTTDELTGRGTFQLARENVNYIRNSVKATVDAYDGTVRLYEFDETDPVLKAWNKAFGGDLVVPKAEIPAELAEHFRYPADLFKVQRNLLTRFHVTDPGAFYSETDFWQVPNVPDAPDTGQKQPPYYLFTQFPGQESARFQLTSAVTPNGRENLAALISGSYVDGQPRLEVLDLPDQTRISGPVQVHQSMTNNANIRQQLNLLQSQQAQVQYGNLLSLPFGDGMLYVEPVYVKTAAQNAPPLLQRVLMSYGDGGSYVVLANNVADGIKQLIEQGKQAATPGTPPPAGGTPPPPGGTPPGGTAPPLTGELAEAANRVQTAIAEVRAAQTSGDFERYGRALKALDEALTAFQQAQQAASAPTPGASAPASPSPGASAPASPAPGGSASPNPGG from the coding sequence ATGAAGAGCAGCAGCCCCCTGCCGAGGATGAGCCGACGCGGACGCGTCACGATCGGTGTCCTGGTCGGGGTGTTCGTGCTCTTCACCCTGCTCGGCTGGGGTGTCCAGGCGTGGACGGACTGGCTGTGGTTCGACGAGGTCCGCTACACCGGGGTCTTCACGGGGGTGCTGACGACCCGGCTGCTGCTCTTCTTCGTCGTCGGCCTGGGCATGGCGCTGATCGTCGGCGGCAACCTCTGGCTGGCCCAACGGCTGCGCCCGCGCATGCGCCCGCACTCGCCCGAGCAGGCCACCCTGGAGCGTTACCGGATGCTGCTGGGCCCCCGGCTCGGCCTGTGGATCGCGCTGGTCGCCGCCGTGGTCGGCCTCTTCGCCGGGCTGTCGGCGCAGAGCCGGTGGAACCAGTGGCTGCTCTTCCGCAACGGCGGGGACTTCGGCGTGAAGGACCCGGAGTTCGGCATCGACGTCGGCTTCTACGTCTTCCAGCTGCCGTTCCTGCGCTACCTGCTCGGGGTGGGCTTCACCGCGGTGGTGCTCTCCGTGATCGGCGCGCTCGCCGTGCACTACATCTTCGGCGGCGTCCGGCTCCAGGGCGTCGGCGACCGGATGACCAATGCCGCCCGGGCCCACCTGAGCACGCTCGTCGCGGTCTTCGTCCTGCTGAAGGCGCTCGCGTACGTGCTGGACCGGCGCGCGATGCTGCTGGAGTACGGCAACGGCCCCGTCTACGGCGCCGGCTACGCCGACGTCAACGCGTTGCTGCCGGCCAAGGAGATCCTCGCGTACATCTCCATCGTGGTGGCGATCGCGATCATCGTCTTCTCCAACGCCTGGATGCGCAACCTCGTCTGGCCGGGCATCTCGCTGGCCCTGCTGGGCGTCTCCGCCGTCGCCATCGGCGGCGTCTACCCCTGGGCCGTGCAGACCTTCGAGGTCAAGCCCAGCGCGAAGGAGAAGGAAGCGCCCTACATCGAGCGCAGCATCAAGGCCACCCGCGCGGCGTTCGGCCTGGAGGCGGCCACCACCACGCCGTACGCGGCGAGCAACCTGAGGCCGCCGGCGACCCTCGCCACGGACACCTCCGTGGTGCCGAACATCCGGCTGCTCGACCCGCAACTGGTCTCCGAGACGTACACCCAGCGCCAGCAGGTCCGGCAGTTCTACGACTTCGGCGAGAAGCTGGACGTCGACCGCTACGGCGTCAACGGCAAGGTGCAGGACTACGTGGTCGGCCTCCGCGAGGTCAACTACCGGCAGCTGACCCCCCAGCAGAACACCTGGATCAACCGGCACACCGTCTACACCCACGGCTACGGGCTGGTGGCGGCGCCCGGTAACCGGGTGGTCTGCGGCGGCCAGCCCTTCTTCGTCTCCGGTTTCCTCGGCGACCCGCAGGAGCAGCAGAAGGAGCAGGGCCAGCAGACGGGCGAGCAGTGCGCCTCGCAGACCGAGCAGATCGCGGCCAAGCAGCCCCGCGTCTACTACGGCGAGCGGATGGACGCCAGCGACTACGCGATCGTCGGCCAGAGCGACCCGGAGCGGAAGGCCGAGTTCGACCGTCCGGTCGGCGAGGGCGGCGAGTCCTACACCTACACCGGCGAGGGCGGCGTCGAGATCGGCTCGTTCACCCGGCGGCTGCTCTACGCGATCAAGGAGCAGGAGTCGAACTTCCTGCTCTCCGACGCGGTCAACGACAACTCCAAGCTGCTCTACGTGCGCAACCCCCGCGACCGGGTGGAGAAGGTCGCGCCGTTCCTCACTCTCGACGGCGACCCGTACCCGGCCGTGGTCGACGGTCGGATCCAGTGGATCATCGACGGCTACACGACGGCGGCGACCTACCCGTACGCGGAGCGCATCAACCTCCAGGAGCAGACCACCGACGAGCTGACCGGGCGGGGCACCTTCCAGCTCGCCCGGGAGAACGTCAACTACATCCGCAACTCGGTGAAGGCCACCGTCGACGCGTACGACGGCACGGTCCGGCTCTACGAGTTCGACGAGACCGACCCGGTGCTCAAGGCGTGGAACAAGGCGTTCGGCGGCGACCTGGTGGTGCCGAAGGCGGAGATCCCGGCGGAGCTGGCCGAGCACTTCCGCTACCCGGCCGACCTGTTCAAGGTGCAGCGCAACCTGCTGACCCGGTTCCACGTGACCGACCCGGGCGCCTTCTACTCGGAGACGGACTTCTGGCAGGTGCCGAACGTGCCGGACGCCCCCGACACCGGCCAGAAGCAGCCGCCCTACTACCTCTTCACGCAGTTCCCCGGCCAGGAATCGGCGCGCTTCCAGCTCACCTCGGCGGTCACCCCGAACGGCCGGGAGAACCTCGCGGCGCTGATCTCCGGGTCGTACGTGGACGGGCAGCCGAGGCTGGAGGTGCTCGACCTGCCCGACCAGACCCGGATCTCCGGCCCGGTGCAGGTGCACCAGTCGATGACGAACAACGCCAACATCCGGCAGCAGCTCAACCTGCTCCAGTCCCAGCAGGCCCAGGTGCAGTACGGCAACCTGCTCTCCCTGCCGTTCGGCGACGGCATGCTCTACGTCGAGCCGGTCTACGTGAAGACCGCCGCGCAGAACGCGCCGCCGCTGCTGCAACGGGTGCTGATGTCCTACGGCGACGGCGGCTCCTACGTGGTGCTGGCCAACAACGTGGCCGACGGCATCAAGCAGCTCATCGAGCAGGGCAAGCAGGCCGCCACCCCGGGCACCCCGCCGCCCGCCGGCGGGACCCCGCCGCCGCCCGGGGGCACCCCGCCGGGCGGGACCGCACCCCCGCTGACCGGCGAGCTGGCCGAGGCGGCCAACCGCGTGCAAACCGCCATCGCGGAGGTCCGGGCCGCCCAGACCTCGGGCGACTTCGAGCGGTACGGGCGCGCGTTGAAGGCGCTGGACGAGGCCCTCACCGCCTTCCAACAGGCCCAGCAGGCCGCCTCCGCCCCGACCCCGGGGGCGAGCGCCCCGGCGTCCCCGTCGCCCGGTGCCAGCGCCCCGGCGTCCCCGGCACCGGGTGGCAGCGCCTCCCCGAACCCGGGCGGCTGA
- a CDS encoding SigE family RNA polymerase sigma factor: MRDATSFDEFYRSTSRRMLRYGYAVAGDHTEAQDLVQEAYARAWRQWGGLAAHPAPEAWLRLVVARLATDRWRRLQGWRVALSRTGPPEPVPPPNEDAVLLAGALRRLPTAQRQALALHYLFDMSVQDIARETRVPTGTVKSWLSRGRARLATLLPGLPTEELEANDVA; this comes from the coding sequence ATGAGAGATGCGACGAGCTTCGACGAGTTCTACCGGAGCACCTCCCGGCGGATGCTCCGCTACGGCTACGCCGTGGCCGGTGACCACACCGAGGCACAGGACCTGGTGCAGGAGGCGTACGCCCGGGCCTGGCGGCAGTGGGGCGGCCTGGCCGCCCACCCGGCGCCGGAGGCGTGGCTGCGGCTCGTGGTCGCCCGGCTCGCCACGGACCGGTGGCGCCGGTTGCAGGGTTGGCGCGTCGCGCTGAGCCGCACGGGCCCGCCCGAGCCGGTGCCGCCACCGAACGAGGACGCCGTGCTGCTGGCGGGCGCGCTGCGCCGGCTACCGACCGCCCAGCGGCAGGCGCTCGCCCTGCACTACCTCTTCGACATGTCGGTGCAGGACATCGCCCGGGAGACGCGGGTACCCACCGGCACCGTGAAGTCCTGGCTGTCGCGGGGGCGGGCGCGGCTGGCCACGCTGCTGCCCGGCCTGCCCACGGAGGAGTTGGAGGCGAACGATGTCGCGTGA
- a CDS encoding ABC transporter substrate-binding protein, with protein sequence MPAARFPLPRAGADPGRRRVLAALLGAPVLAAGGLTGCSEDQTAPEETGPVELSVFWYGGAKRAELTERVLRLYTDRNPRVGFRITWQGADGYYDRLATQAAGGNVPDLIQLDDGMLTEYARREIVLDLSAYVADHRVDLRTLPPGLVRYGQVDGRTVGVAAGQTTAAVVYDRTLLRRLRLPEPSTGMSWTEYVAWARRVTRVGEGRVAGTMDPSGDHRAFWLWLRGQGGEFYRDRQLGFGADALTEWFELWRRARSGRATPSAALVEQAEGGEPTRQLVVTGATAASFAWSHQLPELQRLTDSELGVVAMPGPVEAQWHRASMYWAAFRGTRHPALVADVINFLTNNGEAGTALGHERGVSPSLAVRSFVEGSITDPAQRRATALGAALAARLGPAPSPPPQGHLRVRALLLQAAESVRGGETGPRAAAARFLARADAALAG encoded by the coding sequence GTGCCCGCTGCCCGATTTCCGCTGCCCCGCGCCGGAGCGGACCCGGGCCGGCGTCGGGTGCTCGCCGCGTTGCTGGGCGCGCCGGTGCTTGCCGCCGGCGGGCTCACCGGGTGCAGCGAGGACCAGACGGCCCCGGAGGAGACCGGGCCGGTCGAGCTGTCGGTGTTCTGGTACGGCGGGGCGAAGCGGGCCGAACTCACCGAACGGGTGCTGCGGCTCTACACCGACCGCAATCCCCGCGTCGGCTTCCGCATCACCTGGCAGGGCGCCGACGGCTACTACGACCGGCTGGCCACCCAGGCGGCGGGCGGCAACGTGCCCGACCTGATCCAGCTCGACGACGGCATGCTCACCGAGTACGCCCGCCGCGAGATCGTCCTCGACCTCAGCGCCTACGTCGCCGACCACCGCGTCGACCTGCGCACCCTGCCCCCGGGCCTGGTCCGCTACGGGCAGGTCGACGGGCGTACGGTCGGCGTCGCCGCGGGACAGACCACCGCCGCCGTCGTCTACGACCGCACGCTGCTGCGCCGGCTGCGGCTGCCCGAGCCGAGCACGGGAATGTCCTGGACGGAGTACGTCGCCTGGGCGCGGCGGGTCACCCGGGTCGGCGAGGGCCGGGTGGCCGGCACGATGGACCCGTCCGGCGACCACCGGGCGTTCTGGCTCTGGCTGCGCGGCCAGGGCGGTGAGTTCTACCGCGACCGCCAGCTCGGCTTCGGCGCCGACGCGCTTACCGAGTGGTTCGAGCTGTGGCGGCGCGCCCGCTCCGGCCGGGCGACCCCGAGCGCGGCCCTCGTGGAGCAGGCCGAGGGCGGCGAGCCGACGCGGCAGCTCGTGGTCACCGGCGCCACGGCCGCCTCGTTCGCCTGGTCGCACCAGCTGCCGGAACTCCAGCGCCTCACCGATTCCGAACTCGGCGTGGTCGCCATGCCGGGCCCCGTCGAGGCGCAGTGGCACCGGGCGTCGATGTACTGGGCGGCCTTCCGCGGCACCCGACACCCCGCCCTGGTCGCAGACGTGATCAACTTCCTGACGAACAACGGCGAGGCGGGGACGGCGCTCGGCCACGAACGCGGTGTCAGCCCCAGCCTCGCCGTACGGAGCTTCGTCGAGGGCAGCATCACCGACCCGGCACAGCGGCGCGCGACGGCCCTCGGCGCCGCGCTGGCCGCCCGGCTCGGGCCGGCGCCCAGCCCGCCTCCGCAGGGGCACCTGCGGGTGCGGGCACTGCTGTTGCAGGCCGCCGAGAGCGTTCGCGGCGGCGAAACCGGCCCCCGGGCGGCAGCGGCCCGCTTCCTGGCACGGGCGGACGCGGCGCTGGCCGGGTAG
- a CDS encoding phosphoribosylaminoimidazolesuccinocarboxamide synthase, whose amino-acid sequence MELLHSGKVRDVYADGDDLILVASDRISIYDVVLPTPIPDKGKLLTALSLWWFEQLADLVPNHVVSATDVPAEFAGRAVRCRRLEMLPVECVARGYLTGGGLKEYQRTGAVSGVELPRGLVEASILPEPIFTPSTKAPVGEHDEPITFAEVVDKVGAETAERLRRITIDVYRRGAELAADRGILVADTKLELGWAPDGTLMLGDELLTSDSSRFWPAESYQPGRAQFSYDKQYVRDWAVESGWDKQAPAPEVPAEVVEATRARYVDVYEKLTGNRWD is encoded by the coding sequence GTGGAACTTCTGCACTCGGGCAAGGTCAGGGACGTCTACGCCGACGGCGACGACCTGATCCTGGTCGCCTCCGACCGCATCTCGATCTACGACGTGGTGCTGCCGACGCCGATCCCCGACAAGGGCAAGCTGCTCACCGCGCTGTCGCTGTGGTGGTTCGAGCAGCTGGCCGACCTGGTGCCGAACCACGTCGTCTCGGCCACCGACGTGCCCGCCGAGTTCGCCGGTCGGGCCGTGCGCTGCCGGCGGCTGGAGATGTTGCCCGTGGAGTGCGTCGCCCGGGGCTACCTGACCGGCGGCGGCCTGAAGGAGTACCAGCGCACCGGCGCGGTCTCCGGCGTCGAGCTGCCGCGTGGCCTGGTCGAGGCGTCGATCCTGCCCGAGCCGATCTTCACCCCGTCGACCAAGGCGCCGGTGGGGGAGCACGACGAGCCGATCACCTTCGCCGAGGTGGTGGACAAGGTCGGTGCCGAGACCGCCGAGCGGCTGCGCCGGATCACGATCGACGTCTACCGCCGGGGCGCCGAGCTGGCGGCCGACCGGGGCATCCTGGTCGCCGACACCAAGCTCGAACTGGGCTGGGCTCCCGACGGCACGCTGATGCTCGGCGACGAGCTGCTCACCTCCGACTCGTCCCGGTTCTGGCCGGCGGAGTCGTACCAGCCGGGCCGGGCGCAGTTCTCCTACGACAAGCAGTACGTGCGCGACTGGGCGGTGGAGAGCGGCTGGGACAAGCAGGCCCCGGCGCCGGAGGTGCCGGCCGAGGTCGTCGAGGCGACCCGGGCCCGCTACGTGGACGTCTACGAGAAGCTCACCGGCAACCGCTGGGACTGA
- the glpK gene encoding glycerol kinase GlpK — translation MTPQYVAAIDQGTTSSRCIVFDRAGEIVSVAQREHRQIFPRPGWVEHDAEEIWENVQRVVREALHGAGTDAAGLAAVGITNQRETTVVWDRATGRPVANAVVWQDTRTGPLLRELDQAYGEERFRSRTGLPLATYFAGPKLRWLLEHVDGLRERAEAGEVLFGTMDSWLIWKLTGRHVTDVTNASRTLLMDLSTLDWDPELLDAMGVPAAMLPEIRSSAEVYGEATGVLAGVSVASALGDQQAALFGQTCFQPGEAKCTYGTGSFLLLNTGASPVPSTHGLLTTVAYRIHGQPAAYALEGAIAVTGSLVQWLRDNLGLISTASEVEELARTVDDNGGCYVVPAFSGLFAPHWRSDARGVVAGLTGYITKGHLARAALEASAWQTREVVDAMNADSDVALRRLRVDGGMTANGLLMQFLADVLDVPVVRSRITETTCLGAAYAAGLAVGFWPDLATLRAQWRSDAQWESTMAPAHREQELRNWRKAVQRTLDWVD, via the coding sequence GTGACCCCCCAGTACGTCGCCGCCATCGACCAGGGCACCACCTCCTCACGGTGCATCGTCTTCGACCGCGCCGGGGAGATCGTCTCCGTGGCCCAGCGGGAGCACCGGCAGATCTTCCCCCGGCCCGGCTGGGTGGAACACGACGCCGAGGAGATCTGGGAGAACGTCCAGCGGGTGGTCCGCGAGGCGCTGCACGGCGCGGGCACCGACGCCGCCGGGCTCGCCGCCGTGGGCATCACCAACCAGCGGGAGACCACCGTCGTCTGGGACCGGGCCACCGGCCGGCCGGTGGCCAACGCCGTCGTCTGGCAGGACACCCGCACCGGGCCGCTGCTGCGCGAGCTCGACCAGGCGTACGGCGAGGAACGGTTCCGCTCCCGCACCGGGCTGCCGCTGGCCACCTACTTCGCCGGGCCGAAGCTGCGGTGGCTGCTGGAGCACGTCGACGGCCTGCGCGAGCGCGCCGAGGCCGGCGAGGTGCTCTTCGGCACGATGGACAGCTGGCTGATCTGGAAGCTGACCGGCCGGCACGTCACCGACGTGACCAACGCCAGCCGCACCCTGCTGATGGACCTGAGCACCCTCGACTGGGACCCGGAACTGCTCGACGCGATGGGCGTGCCGGCCGCGATGCTGCCGGAGATCCGCAGCTCGGCGGAGGTCTACGGGGAGGCCACGGGCGTACTGGCCGGGGTGTCCGTCGCCAGCGCGCTCGGCGACCAGCAGGCCGCCCTGTTCGGGCAGACCTGCTTCCAGCCGGGCGAGGCGAAGTGCACCTACGGCACCGGCAGCTTCCTGCTGCTCAACACCGGTGCCAGCCCGGTGCCCTCCACCCACGGCCTGCTCACCACGGTCGCCTACCGCATCCACGGCCAGCCCGCCGCTTACGCGCTGGAGGGGGCGATCGCGGTCACCGGCTCGCTGGTGCAGTGGCTGCGGGACAACCTCGGGCTGATCTCCACCGCGTCCGAGGTGGAGGAGCTGGCCCGCACCGTCGACGACAACGGCGGCTGCTACGTCGTACCGGCCTTCTCCGGGTTGTTCGCCCCGCACTGGCGCAGCGACGCGCGCGGGGTGGTCGCCGGCCTGACCGGTTACATCACCAAGGGGCACCTCGCCCGGGCGGCGCTGGAGGCATCGGCCTGGCAGACCCGCGAGGTGGTCGACGCCATGAACGCCGACTCCGACGTGGCGCTGCGCCGGCTGCGGGTCGACGGCGGCATGACCGCCAACGGGCTGCTCATGCAGTTCCTCGCCGACGTGCTCGACGTGCCGGTGGTCCGGTCCCGGATCACCGAGACCACCTGCCTCGGCGCGGCCTACGCGGCCGGCCTGGCGGTCGGCTTCTGGCCGGACCTGGCGACGCTGCGGGCCCAGTGGCGCTCCGACGCGCAGTGGGAGTCGACGATGGCGCCGGCGCACCGGGAGCAGGAGCTGCGCAACTGGCGCAAGGCCGTCCAGCGCACCCTCGACTGGGTGGACTGA
- a CDS encoding ribose-phosphate diphosphokinase, producing MRDIAVFSGTAHPELAAEICAHLDVPLHPVRVSRFANDCLEVQLQANCRERDVFLIQPLVPPVQENLVELLLMIDAARGASAGRITVVLPHYAYARSDKKDAPRISIGGRLVADLLTSAGADRVLAMTLHSPQVHGFFSVPVDHLHALRELADHFSRYDLGNTVVVSPDLGNAKEAAAFARRLGTPVAAGAKQRFSDDRVKISAVIGDVTDRDVIVLDDEIAKGSTVIELMEHLRELQVRSIRLACTHGLFSSDALRRLSGQEGVLEIVCTNTVPIPADKRVPKLRVLSVAPALAEAMRRIHNGESVSALFA from the coding sequence GTGCGTGACATCGCCGTCTTCAGTGGAACCGCCCACCCCGAACTCGCCGCCGAGATCTGCGCCCACCTCGACGTGCCGCTGCATCCGGTACGGGTGTCCCGGTTCGCCAACGACTGCCTGGAAGTGCAGTTGCAGGCCAACTGCCGGGAGCGGGACGTCTTCCTGATCCAGCCGCTGGTGCCGCCCGTACAGGAGAACCTGGTCGAGCTGCTGCTCATGATCGACGCGGCCCGGGGCGCGTCGGCCGGCCGGATCACCGTGGTGCTGCCGCACTACGCGTACGCGCGGTCGGACAAGAAGGACGCGCCGCGCATCTCGATCGGCGGGCGCCTCGTCGCCGACCTGCTCACCTCGGCGGGAGCGGACCGGGTGCTGGCGATGACCCTGCACTCGCCGCAGGTGCACGGCTTCTTCAGCGTGCCGGTCGACCACCTGCACGCGCTGCGCGAGCTGGCCGACCACTTCAGCCGCTACGACCTGGGCAACACGGTGGTGGTCTCGCCGGACCTCGGCAACGCCAAGGAGGCGGCGGCGTTCGCCCGGCGGCTCGGCACCCCGGTGGCCGCCGGGGCGAAGCAGCGGTTCAGCGACGACCGGGTCAAGATCAGTGCGGTGATCGGCGACGTGACCGACCGGGACGTCATCGTGCTCGACGACGAGATCGCCAAGGGCAGTACGGTCATCGAGCTGATGGAGCACCTGCGCGAGCTGCAGGTCCGCTCGATCCGCCTGGCCTGCACGCACGGCCTCTTCTCCAGCGACGCGTTGCGGCGGCTGAGCGGGCAGGAGGGCGTGCTGGAGATCGTCTGCACGAACACGGTGCCGATCCCCGCCGACAAGCGGGTGCCGAAGCTGCGGGTCCTGTCCGTGGCGCCGGCCCTGGCCGAGGCGATGCGCCGGATCCACAACGGCGAATCGGTGAGCGCCCTCTTCGCCTGA
- a CDS encoding ATP-binding protein: MTNAEPGAQRTVVPIESSLLIAEAFEQAQVTELRHSVTSCAHAAGLSGQRLDDFVLAVNELITNAVRHGGGRGWLRLWRQPGQLFCEVSDHGQGISTQRLGDRSRPAADTAGGWGLWLARELSDSMDVETGARGTTVRISTAVGAPQHTGRHRRD, translated from the coding sequence ATGACGAATGCGGAACCCGGCGCACAGCGTACGGTTGTGCCCATCGAATCTTCCCTACTCATCGCCGAGGCCTTCGAGCAGGCCCAGGTGACCGAGCTTCGCCACTCGGTCACCTCCTGCGCGCACGCCGCCGGGCTGAGCGGGCAGCGCCTGGACGACTTCGTGCTCGCGGTCAACGAGCTGATCACCAACGCGGTCCGGCACGGCGGCGGCCGAGGCTGGCTGCGGCTGTGGCGGCAGCCGGGGCAACTGTTCTGCGAGGTCTCCGACCACGGGCAGGGCATCAGCACGCAGCGGCTGGGCGACCGGAGCCGCCCCGCCGCCGACACCGCCGGCGGGTGGGGTCTCTGGCTGGCCCGCGAACTGAGCGACAGCATGGACGTCGAGACCGGCGCGCGCGGCACCACGGTCCGCATCAGCACCGCCGTCGGGGCCCCCCAGCACACCGGCCGCCACCGCCGCGACTGA
- the macS gene encoding MacS family sensor histidine kinase codes for MSTPPGGFEVPLWRAIAVFRVASLAYVCALALRDADRYAHPLAAAGLVLLMAVWTGVTAVGYADPARRRWPLLLADLGVVLGIMLATPWVIGRTALAAGVPTLAVAWLAGPVLAWAVSGGRRRGTVAALVLGAADLVTRERIGGSSLTGVILLLLAGVVVGHVARLAVTAEERLHRAVELEAATRERERLARDIHDSVLQVLALVQRRGAHLDGEAGELARLAGEQEAALRALIGGAASAGTVVDGGPVDLRGLLNRYASATVSLSAPATPVPLPGPVAHELAAATAAALDNVARHTDGRAWVLVEDEGTTVTVSIRDEGPGFAAGRLEEAAAEGRLGVARSIRGRLADLGGTVRITSAPGVGTELELTVEREGR; via the coding sequence GTGTCGACGCCGCCCGGTGGTTTCGAGGTCCCGCTCTGGCGGGCCATCGCTGTTTTCCGCGTGGCCTCCCTGGCGTACGTCTGCGCGCTGGCGCTGCGCGACGCCGACCGGTACGCCCACCCGCTGGCGGCCGCCGGCCTGGTCCTGCTGATGGCGGTCTGGACGGGCGTGACCGCCGTCGGCTACGCCGACCCGGCCCGCCGGCGCTGGCCGCTGCTCCTGGCCGACCTGGGGGTCGTCCTCGGCATCATGCTGGCCACCCCCTGGGTGATCGGGCGGACGGCGCTCGCCGCCGGCGTGCCCACCCTCGCGGTGGCCTGGCTGGCCGGCCCGGTGCTGGCCTGGGCGGTCTCCGGCGGCCGGCGACGGGGCACGGTCGCCGCCCTCGTGCTCGGCGCGGCGGACCTCGTCACCCGCGAACGGATCGGCGGGTCCTCGCTCACCGGGGTGATCCTGCTGCTCCTCGCCGGGGTGGTGGTCGGGCACGTCGCCCGGCTGGCCGTGACCGCCGAGGAGCGACTGCACCGGGCGGTCGAGCTGGAGGCCGCCACCCGGGAACGGGAGCGCCTGGCCCGGGACATCCACGACTCCGTGCTCCAGGTGCTCGCGCTGGTGCAGCGGCGCGGCGCCCACCTCGACGGCGAGGCCGGGGAGCTGGCCCGGCTCGCCGGGGAACAGGAGGCCGCGCTGCGCGCCCTGATCGGCGGCGCCGCGTCGGCCGGGACCGTCGTCGACGGCGGGCCGGTGGACCTGCGCGGGCTGCTCAACCGGTACGCCTCGGCCACGGTCTCGCTCTCCGCGCCGGCGACCCCGGTGCCGCTGCCCGGGCCGGTCGCCCACGAGCTGGCCGCCGCGACCGCCGCGGCCCTCGACAACGTGGCCCGGCACACGGACGGGCGGGCGTGGGTGCTGGTCGAGGACGAGGGGACGACGGTGACCGTGTCGATCCGCGACGAGGGGCCGGGCTTCGCGGCCGGCCGGCTGGAGGAGGCCGCCGCCGAGGGCCGGCTCGGCGTCGCCCGGTCGATCCGGGGCCGCCTCGCCGACCTCGGCGGCACGGTGCGGATCACCTCCGCGCCGGGCGTCGGCACGGAGCTGGAACTGACCGTGGAAAGGGAGGGCCGGTGA
- a CDS encoding response regulator — MVVDDHPMWREGVARDLTEAGHVVVATTGEGRQAVRVAAAARPDVVVLDLQLPDVSGVEVIHGLRAVLPQVRVLMLSASGEQQSVLDAVKAGATGYLVKSAAPAEFLEAVRRTAAGEPVFTPGLAGLVLGEYRRLAADPGGAEPGGRDVRGAGPAPQLTDRETEVLRLVAKGMSYKQIAERLGLSHRTVQNHVQNTLGKLQLHNRVELTRYAIERGLDD; from the coding sequence ATGGTGGTGGACGACCACCCGATGTGGCGTGAGGGGGTGGCCCGGGACCTCACCGAGGCCGGCCACGTCGTCGTCGCCACCACCGGCGAGGGCCGGCAGGCGGTACGGGTGGCTGCCGCCGCCCGGCCCGACGTGGTCGTCCTCGACCTGCAACTGCCGGACGTCTCGGGGGTGGAGGTGATCCACGGGTTGCGCGCCGTGCTGCCGCAGGTGCGGGTGCTGATGCTCTCGGCCAGCGGCGAGCAGCAGAGCGTGCTGGACGCGGTGAAGGCGGGCGCCACCGGCTACCTGGTGAAGTCGGCCGCCCCGGCGGAGTTCCTGGAGGCGGTGCGCCGGACGGCGGCGGGGGAGCCGGTGTTCACGCCCGGCCTGGCCGGGCTGGTGCTCGGCGAGTACCGCCGGCTCGCGGCCGACCCGGGCGGTGCCGAACCCGGCGGGCGGGACGTTCGGGGAGCCGGCCCGGCCCCCCAGCTCACCGACCGGGAGACCGAGGTGCTGCGCCTGGTCGCCAAGGGGATGTCCTACAAGCAGATCGCCGAGCGGCTCGGGTTGTCGCACCGCACGGTGCAGAACCACGTGCAGAACACGCTCGGCAAGCTCCAGCTGCACAACCGCGTCGAGCTGACCCGGTACGCGATCGAACGGGGCCTGGACGACTGA